TCTCATTGTATGTAAGTTCAAGTTTCTTCGAAAGTTGCGAAGCATTATTGAAACCCAACATTGGACCAGTTCCGCTAATCTGATGTGAAATAGTGAATATTTTATCGGCGATAGCGCTTTGTTCTTCGCTTGGGATTTCGTCCCTGCTCAGTTTCCCGTTAATTCCATCCAGCTCTTTCAATGTGTTGATATAGAACT
The genomic region above belongs to Xiashengella succiniciproducens and contains:
- a CDS encoding Hpt domain-containing protein, which encodes MMLAEVKKQFYINTLKELDGINGKLSRDEIPSEEQSAIADKIFTISHQISGTGPMLGFNNASQLSKKLELTYNEIRNGKRELTPQILWQTRRTIDAMIKAFQEEYKEG